One Anser cygnoides isolate HZ-2024a breed goose chromosome 4, Taihu_goose_T2T_genome, whole genome shotgun sequence genomic region harbors:
- the ADISSP gene encoding adipose-secreted signaling protein isoform X2, protein MAALGPAAGDGGLRALYRWVDAVPLSRPRRNIARDFSDGAPAAPLGAWPRAAASEARRKDEGRRRGHMAAANKGSKAKAGGVRFAPSQPAEGAPGHVHFEEKLRDSAVMVTQEKDGHFLVKVGFLKILHKYEITFLLPPSQRLGKDVCAVPLPNLNLRVLSVTSVPEGYSVKCEYTAHKEGVLKEEMLLASETGDGACLKVVVQARVMDRHHGTPMLLDGVRCIGAELEYDSEQSDWHGFD, encoded by the exons ATGGCGGCCCTAGGCCCGGCGGCGGGCGATGGCGGCCTGCGGGCGCTGTACCGCTGGGTGGACGCCGTGCCGCTGTCCCGGCCCCGCAGGAACATCGCCCGCGACTTCAGCGACGGCG cTCCGGCGGCGCCCCTCGGAGCATGGCCTCGCGCTGCCGCCTCTGAAGCTCGGCGCAAGGACGAGGGACGGCGGCGGGGACACATGGCTGCGGCCAACAAGG GCAGCAAGGCGAAGGCGGGCGGCGTGCGCTTCGCCCCCAGCCAGCCCGCGGAGGGGGCCCCCGGCCACGTCCACTTCGAGGAGAAGCTCCGCGACTCGGCGGTGATGGTGACGCAGGAGAAGGACGGACACTTCCTCGTCAag GTGGGCTTCCTGAAGATCCTGCACAAGTACGAGATCACCTTCCTGCTGCCCCCGTCGCAGCGCCTGGGGAAGGACGTCTGCGCCGTGCCCCTCCCCAACCTCAACCTCAGGGTCCTCAGCGTCACCTCGGTGCCTGAAG gctACAGCGTCAAGTGCGAGTACACGGCGCACAAGGAGGGTGTCCTGAAGGAGGAGATGCTCCTCGCCAGCGAGACCGGGGACGGCGCCTGCCTCAAGGTCGTGGTCCAAGCCCGCGTGATGG ACCGGCACCACGGCACGCCGATGCTCCTGGACGGGGTGCGCTGCATCGGAGCGGAGCTGGAGTACGACTCGGAGCAGAGCGACTGGCACGGCTTCGACTAG
- the ADISSP gene encoding adipose-secreted signaling protein isoform X3: protein MAALGPAAGDGGLRALYRWVDAVPLSRPRRNIARDFSDGVLAAELVKFFFPAMVQLHSYVPASSTPQKLANWGHLNRKVLSKLNFSLPDEVIRQVVQCRPGTVEQVLLLLRQKIEEKQKQSKAVPGPEQELGARTAQEEVGYLETGYSEAKSTGQGCAQESPGAAGGSRSHLGYARHPAGDTAAIHLQLAEKEQALLLAQEAVQLLQMKVRRLEQLLRLKDTRIDDLSRRLQQAQRQPR, encoded by the exons ATGGCGGCCCTAGGCCCGGCGGCGGGCGATGGCGGCCTGCGGGCGCTGTACCGCTGGGTGGACGCCGTGCCGCTGTCCCGGCCCCGCAGGAACATCGCCCGCGACTTCAGCGACGGCG tgCTGGCAGCCGAGCTGGTGAAGTTCTTCTTCCCCGCCATGGTGCAGCTGCACAGCTACGTGCCCGCCAGCTCCACGCCGCAGAAGCTGGCCAACTGGGGCCACCTCAACAG gaaggTTTTGAGTAAGCTGAACTTCTCCCTCCCGGATGAGGTGATCCGTCAGGTCGTGCAGTGCCGGCCGggcacggtggagcaggtgctgctcctgctgcggCAGAAGATtgaggagaagcagaagcagagcaagGCGGTGCCTGGCCCAGAGCAG GAGCTGGGTGCGAGGACAGCGCAGGAGGAGGTCGGCTACTTGGAGACGG GCTACTCCGAGGCGAAGAGCACGGGAcagggctgtgcccaggagtcccccggggctgccgg GGGGAGCAGGAGCCACCTCGGCTACGCCCGGCATCCCGCAGGGGACACTGCTGCCATccacctgcagctggcagagaaGGAGCAGGCGCTGCTCCTGGCCCAGGAGGCCGTCCAG CTCCTGCAGATGAAGGTGcggaggctggagcagctgctgcgcCTCAAGGACACGCGGATCGACGACCTCAGCCGGCGCCTGCAGCAGGCGCAGCGCCAGCCCCGCTGA
- the ADISSP gene encoding adipose-secreted signaling protein isoform X1 → MAALGPAAGDGGLRALYRWVDAVPLSRPRRNIARDFSDGVLAAELVKFFFPAMVQLHSYVPASSTPQKLANWGHLNRKVLSKLNFSLPDEVIRQVVQCRPGTVEQVLLLLRQKIEEKQKQSKAVPGPEQELGARTAQEEVGYLETGRAGYSEAKSTGQGCAQESPGAAGGSRSHLGYARHPAGDTAAIHLQLAEKEQALLLAQEAVQLLQMKVRRLEQLLRLKDTRIDDLSRRLQQAQRQPR, encoded by the exons ATGGCGGCCCTAGGCCCGGCGGCGGGCGATGGCGGCCTGCGGGCGCTGTACCGCTGGGTGGACGCCGTGCCGCTGTCCCGGCCCCGCAGGAACATCGCCCGCGACTTCAGCGACGGCG tgCTGGCAGCCGAGCTGGTGAAGTTCTTCTTCCCCGCCATGGTGCAGCTGCACAGCTACGTGCCCGCCAGCTCCACGCCGCAGAAGCTGGCCAACTGGGGCCACCTCAACAG gaaggTTTTGAGTAAGCTGAACTTCTCCCTCCCGGATGAGGTGATCCGTCAGGTCGTGCAGTGCCGGCCGggcacggtggagcaggtgctgctcctgctgcggCAGAAGATtgaggagaagcagaagcagagcaagGCGGTGCCTGGCCCAGAGCAG GAGCTGGGTGCGAGGACAGCGCAGGAGGAGGTCGGCTACTTGGAGACGGGTAGGGCCG GCTACTCCGAGGCGAAGAGCACGGGAcagggctgtgcccaggagtcccccggggctgccgg GGGGAGCAGGAGCCACCTCGGCTACGCCCGGCATCCCGCAGGGGACACTGCTGCCATccacctgcagctggcagagaaGGAGCAGGCGCTGCTCCTGGCCCAGGAGGCCGTCCAG CTCCTGCAGATGAAGGTGcggaggctggagcagctgctgcgcCTCAAGGACACGCGGATCGACGACCTCAGCCGGCGCCTGCAGCAGGCGCAGCGCCAGCCCCGCTGA
- the ADISSP gene encoding adipose-secreted signaling protein isoform X4, protein MGGRGACPGSGSGQRAAGSGQRPGRGAPAAPLGAWPRAAASEARRKDEGRRRGHMAAANKGSKAKAGGVRFAPSQPAEGAPGHVHFEEKLRDSAVMVTQEKDGHFLVKVGFLKILHKYEITFLLPPSQRLGKDVCAVPLPNLNLRVLSVTSVPEGYSVKCEYTAHKEGVLKEEMLLASETGDGACLKVVVQARVMDRHHGTPMLLDGVRCIGAELEYDSEQSDWHGFD, encoded by the exons ATGGGAGGGCGGGGGGCGTGTCCCGGTAGTGGGAGCGGGCAGCGGGCAGCGGGCAGCGGGCAGCGCCCGGGACGCGGCG cTCCGGCGGCGCCCCTCGGAGCATGGCCTCGCGCTGCCGCCTCTGAAGCTCGGCGCAAGGACGAGGGACGGCGGCGGGGACACATGGCTGCGGCCAACAAGG GCAGCAAGGCGAAGGCGGGCGGCGTGCGCTTCGCCCCCAGCCAGCCCGCGGAGGGGGCCCCCGGCCACGTCCACTTCGAGGAGAAGCTCCGCGACTCGGCGGTGATGGTGACGCAGGAGAAGGACGGACACTTCCTCGTCAag GTGGGCTTCCTGAAGATCCTGCACAAGTACGAGATCACCTTCCTGCTGCCCCCGTCGCAGCGCCTGGGGAAGGACGTCTGCGCCGTGCCCCTCCCCAACCTCAACCTCAGGGTCCTCAGCGTCACCTCGGTGCCTGAAG gctACAGCGTCAAGTGCGAGTACACGGCGCACAAGGAGGGTGTCCTGAAGGAGGAGATGCTCCTCGCCAGCGAGACCGGGGACGGCGCCTGCCTCAAGGTCGTGGTCCAAGCCCGCGTGATGG ACCGGCACCACGGCACGCCGATGCTCCTGGACGGGGTGCGCTGCATCGGAGCGGAGCTGGAGTACGACTCGGAGCAGAGCGACTGGCACGGCTTCGACTAG
- the ADISSP gene encoding adipose-secreted signaling protein isoform X5 → MAAANKGSKAKAGGVRFAPSQPAEGAPGHVHFEEKLRDSAVMVTQEKDGHFLVKVGFLKILHKYEITFLLPPSQRLGKDVCAVPLPNLNLRVLSVTSVPEGYSVKCEYTAHKEGVLKEEMLLASETGDGACLKVVVQARVMDRHHGTPMLLDGVRCIGAELEYDSEQSDWHGFD, encoded by the exons ATGGCTGCGGCCAACAAGG GCAGCAAGGCGAAGGCGGGCGGCGTGCGCTTCGCCCCCAGCCAGCCCGCGGAGGGGGCCCCCGGCCACGTCCACTTCGAGGAGAAGCTCCGCGACTCGGCGGTGATGGTGACGCAGGAGAAGGACGGACACTTCCTCGTCAag GTGGGCTTCCTGAAGATCCTGCACAAGTACGAGATCACCTTCCTGCTGCCCCCGTCGCAGCGCCTGGGGAAGGACGTCTGCGCCGTGCCCCTCCCCAACCTCAACCTCAGGGTCCTCAGCGTCACCTCGGTGCCTGAAG gctACAGCGTCAAGTGCGAGTACACGGCGCACAAGGAGGGTGTCCTGAAGGAGGAGATGCTCCTCGCCAGCGAGACCGGGGACGGCGCCTGCCTCAAGGTCGTGGTCCAAGCCCGCGTGATGG ACCGGCACCACGGCACGCCGATGCTCCTGGACGGGGTGCGCTGCATCGGAGCGGAGCTGGAGTACGACTCGGAGCAGAGCGACTGGCACGGCTTCGACTAG
- the HSPA12B gene encoding heat shock 70 kDa protein 12B, translating to MATLLEPGVRSLRVGANGEQCPTPSPPGSPGMHHDSCSIAPLTPSQSPRSEARSQQSPSFAVVVAIDFGTTSSGYAFSFCSDPEAIHMMRKWEGGDPGVANQKTPTSLLLTPEGSFHSFGYTARDYYHDLDPEEARDWLYFEKFKMKIHSTSDLTMKTELEAVNGKKMQALEVFAHALRFFKQHAVQELKDQCPSLPERDAIRWVITVPAIWKQPAKQFMREAAYKAGLVSPETPEQLLIALEPEAASIYCRKLRLHQLIELSCKPQPNGLAPDHAIDSSFRQAREQLRRSRHSRTFLVESGIGELWSEMQAGDRYIVADCGGGTVDLTVHQIEKPQGTLKELYKASGGPYGAVGVDLAFERLLCHIFGEDFIATFKAKRPAAWVDLTIAFEARKRAAAPSRASPLNISLPFSFIDFYRKHRGQNVETALKKSNVNFVKWSSQGMLRMSPEAMSELFQPTITQIIKHIDALLKKPEVQGIKFLFLVGGFAESAMLQHAVQAAFGPVCRVIIPQDVGLTILKGAVLFGLDPTIVRVRRSPLTYGVGVLNKFVEGKHPREKLLVKEGKNWCTDIFEKFVSVDQSVALGEVVQRSYCPARAGQRKTIINIYCSATDDVVYITDPGVRKCGTISLELPELGDAGSPPRARREIRAAMQFGDTEIKVTAMDIRTAKTVRATIDFLSN from the exons ATGGCGACGCTGCTGGAGCCTGGCGTGCGCAGCCTGCGCGTGG GTGCCAACGGCGAGCAGTGCCCCACGCCATCCCCCcctggctccccagggatgcaCCACGACAGCTGCAGCATCGCCCCGCTGACGCCCTCCCAGTCCCCG AGGAGCGAGGCGcgctcccagcagagcccctcCTTCGCCGTCGTGGTGGCCATCGACTTCGGCACCACGTCCAGCGGCTACGCCTTCAGCTTCTGCAGCGACCCCGAGGCCATCCACATGATGAG GAAATGGGAAGGAGGGGACCCGGGGGTGGCCAACCAGAAGACCCCCACCAGCCTGCTGCTGACGCCGGAGGGCAGCTTCCACAGCTTCGGCTACACCGCCAGGGACTACTACCACGACCTCGATCCCGAGGAGGCCCGCGACTGGCTCTACTTTGAGAAGTTTAAGATGAAAATCCACAGCACCAGC GACCTCACCATGAAAACTGAGCTGGAAGCTGTGAACGGGAAGAAAATGCAAGCCCTGGAGGTGTTCGCCCACGCGCTCCGCTTCTTCAAGCAGCATGCCGTGCAG GAGCTGAAGGACCAGTGCCCGTCGCTGCCGGAGAGGGACGCCATCCGCTGGGTGATCACCGTGCCGGCCATCTGGAAGCAGCCGGCCAAGCAGTTCATGCGGGAGGCTGCCTACAAG GCCGGGCTGGTGTCCCCGGAGACCCCGGAGCAGCTGCTGATCGCGCTGGAGCCCGAGGCCGCCTCCATTTACTGCAGGAAGCTCCGGCTGCACCAGCTGATCGAGCTGAGCTGCAAGCCCCAGCCCAACGGGCTGGCCCCCGACCACGCCATCGACTCCAGCTTCAGGCAGG CCCGCGAGCAGCTCCGGCGGTCGCGCCACAGCCGCACCTTCCTGGTGGAGTCGGGCATCGGGGAGCTCTGGTCCGAGATGCAGGCGG GTGACCGGTACATCGTGGCGGACTGCGGCGGCGGCACGGTGGACCTGACCGTGCACCAGATCGAGAAGCCGCAGGGGACCCTGAAGGAGCTGTACAAAGCCTCag GGGGTCCCTACGGCGCCGTGGGGGTGGACCTGGCCTTCGAGCGGCTGCTGTGCCACATCTTCGGGGAGGATTTCATCGCCACCTTCAAGGCCAAGCGCCCGGCCGCCTGGGTGGACCTGACCATCGCCTTCGAGGCGCGCAAGCGAGCGGCGGCCCCATCCCGCGCCAGCCCCCTCAACATCTCCCTGCCCTTCTCCTTCATTGACTTCTACCGCAAGCACCGGGGCCAGAACGTGGAGACGGCCCTCAAGAAGAGCAA cgtGAACTTCGTCAAGTGGTCTTCCCAGGGGATGCTGCGTATGTCCCCGGAGGCCATGAGCGAGCTCTTCCAGCCCACCATCACCCAGATCATCAAGCACATCG acgcccTCCTGAAGAAGCCCGAAGTGCAAGGCATCAAGTTCCTGTTCCTGGTGGGCGGCTTCGCGGAGTCGGCCATGCTGCAGCACGCCGTGCAGGCCGCCTTCGGCCCCGTGTGCCGCGTCATCATCCCCCAGGACGTGGGGCTGACCATCCTCAAGGGGGCCGTGCTCTTCGGCCTCGACCCCACCATCGTCCGCGTGCGGCGCTCCCCCCTGACCTACGGCGTGGGGGTGCTCAACAAGTTCGTGGAGGGGAAGCACCCGCGGGAGAAGCTGCTGGTGAAGGAGGGCAAGAACTGGTGCACGGACATCTTCGAGAAGTTCGTCTCCGTCGACCAGTCGGTGGCGCTGGGCGAGGTGGTGCAGCGCAGCTACTGCCCGGCCCGCGCCGGCCAGCGCAAGACCATCATCAACATCTACTGCAGCGCCACAGACGACGTGGTCTACATCACCGACCCCGGCGTGCGCAAGTGCGGCACCATCAGCCTGGAGCTGCCGGAGCTGGGCGATGCCGGCAGCCCCCCGCGCGCCCGCCGCGAGATCCGCGCCGCCATGCAGTTCGGGGACACAGAGATCAAGGTCACCGCCATGGACATCCGCACTGCCAAGACGGTCCGGGCCACCATCGACTTCCTCTCCAACTGA